In the Thermodesulfovibrio yellowstonii DSM 11347 genome, one interval contains:
- a CDS encoding alpha-hydroxy-acid oxidizing protein — MNWQEVKKAAKEKLKPYCRVCPVCNGIVCAGEVPGMGGVGTGSSFKANIEALNKIKLNLSTIHDVKEPNTSVEIFGQMLSLPVMAAPITGTTYNMGGAVTEDVYTQEVIAGSLMAGTLGWIGDGADPLMYGSGINAIKQNNGKGIPIIKPRTQDEIIKRIRIAEEAGAIAVGVDIDGAGLITMALKGQPVSPKSPKEIEELVKATKLPFILKGIMTLREAEIAYNMGVAAIVVSNHGGRILDHTPGVAEVLPEITEKLKGKITIIADGGVRSGVDVLKLLALGADAVLIGRPVVVAVFGGGKEGLKLYFENIKNELKQAMLLTGVASVKNVPQNILRV; from the coding sequence ATGAACTGGCAAGAAGTAAAGAAAGCAGCTAAAGAAAAGCTTAAACCATATTGTCGTGTATGCCCTGTATGTAATGGGATTGTCTGTGCAGGAGAAGTTCCAGGAATGGGAGGTGTTGGCACAGGCTCTTCTTTTAAGGCTAATATTGAGGCTTTAAATAAGATTAAACTCAACCTTTCCACTATTCATGATGTAAAAGAACCTAATACATCAGTTGAAATCTTCGGGCAAATGCTTTCCCTTCCTGTTATGGCAGCACCAATAACTGGTACAACATATAACATGGGAGGAGCTGTTACTGAGGATGTTTATACACAGGAAGTAATTGCAGGCTCTCTTATGGCAGGCACTCTTGGATGGATAGGTGACGGAGCAGACCCATTAATGTATGGAAGTGGAATTAATGCAATCAAACAAAATAATGGAAAAGGAATTCCGATAATTAAACCAAGAACTCAGGACGAAATAATTAAAAGAATTCGTATTGCTGAAGAGGCAGGAGCTATTGCCGTGGGAGTTGATATTGATGGAGCTGGACTTATTACAATGGCACTTAAGGGACAACCAGTAAGTCCGAAATCTCCGAAAGAGATTGAAGAGCTTGTTAAAGCAACAAAACTTCCTTTTATTTTAAAGGGAATAATGACACTAAGAGAAGCAGAAATAGCATACAATATGGGAGTAGCAGCCATTGTTGTCTCAAATCATGGTGGAAGAATTCTTGACCATACACCAGGGGTTGCAGAAGTTTTGCCTGAAATTACAGAAAAACTTAAAGGCAAAATAACAATCATTGCAGATGGCGGAGTCCGCTCAGGAGTTGATGTGCTCAAACTTTTGGCACTTGGGGCAGATGCTGTGCTTATAGGAAGACCTGTTGTGGTCGCTGTTTTTGGTGGAGGGAAAGAAGGACTTAAACTTTATTTTGAAAATATAAAAAATGAACTAAAACAGGCAATGCTTCTTACAGGAGTTGCATCTGTAAAAAATGTACCTCAAAATATCTTAAGGGTCTAA
- a CDS encoding TIGR01212 family radical SAM protein (This family includes YhcC from E. coli K-12, an uncharacterized radical SAM protein.), which produces MMNRYYSFGEYLKEIFGKKVYKVNVDAGFTCPNRDGTLGTTGCIYCNNDSFRPSSCAPSKPLIDQIKNGIGYLKARYKAKAFLVYFQPYTNTYAPIDHLEKLYKEALSHPEVVGLAIGTRPDCVDDEKLELLQMLSKTHMIIVEYGMQSIYEKSLAYIMRGHDYSTFLKAVYNTHERGILVGAHIIVGIPTETREESLAMADEINLHPIKFLKIHQLQVVKDTLLAYIYERDPFPVFEYENYLDFIVDFIERLRQDIVIQRLFATSPEDILIAPKWNKTKQEILNDINRRFEERNARQGSKCSFDRNRAICC; this is translated from the coding sequence ATGATGAATCGCTATTATTCATTTGGAGAATATTTAAAAGAAATATTCGGGAAAAAAGTCTATAAAGTAAACGTAGACGCAGGCTTTACATGTCCAAACAGGGATGGAACACTTGGAACAACTGGCTGTATTTACTGTAACAACGATTCCTTTAGGCCATCAAGTTGCGCACCTTCAAAGCCGCTTATTGACCAAATTAAAAATGGAATAGGATATTTAAAAGCAAGATATAAAGCAAAAGCATTTCTTGTTTATTTTCAACCTTATACAAATACTTATGCACCTATAGACCATCTTGAAAAACTTTATAAAGAAGCTCTTTCTCATCCAGAAGTAGTTGGACTTGCAATTGGAACACGTCCGGACTGTGTTGATGATGAAAAACTTGAGTTACTTCAAATGCTATCAAAAACTCATATGATAATTGTTGAATATGGAATGCAGTCAATTTATGAAAAATCTCTTGCGTATATTATGCGAGGGCATGATTATTCTACATTTCTTAAAGCTGTTTATAATACTCATGAAAGAGGTATTTTAGTCGGAGCACATATAATTGTTGGAATTCCCACAGAAACAAGAGAAGAATCGCTTGCCATGGCAGATGAAATAAATCTTCATCCAATAAAATTTCTAAAAATTCATCAACTTCAAGTTGTTAAGGATACTCTTCTGGCATATATCTATGAGAGAGATCCCTTTCCTGTTTTTGAGTATGAAAACTATCTTGATTTTATAGTTGATTTTATTGAAAGACTTCGTCAGGATATTGTTATACAGAGACTTTTTGCAACTTCACCAGAAGATATTTTAATTGCTCCTAAGTGGAATAAGACCAAACAAGAAATTTTAAATGATATAAATAGAAGATTTGAGGAGAGAAATGCTCGCCAAGGTTCAAAGTGCTCATTTGATAGGAATAGAGCCATATGCTGTTGA
- a CDS encoding TrpB-like pyridoxal phosphate-dependent enzyme, which produces MRRILLSEKDLPMQWYNIQADMPKLPPPPLNPQTKKPISADDLKVIFPISLIEQEISTQRWINIPEEVLNIYASFRPTPLYRAIGLEKALQTPAKIYFKHEGLGPAGSHKTNTSIPQAYYNKIEGIKRIATETGAGQWGSALSLAGALMGIEITVYMVRVSYDQKPYRRIMMETWGGKVYPSPSDKTESGRRILRENPDHPGTLGIAISEAVEDAATHKDTNYALGSVLNHVLLHQTIIGLECKKQLEIAGDYPDIVIGCCGGGSNLGGVSFPFLYDKIHGKEVRVIAVEPSSCPTLTKGEFRYDYGDTAGLTPFLMMYTLGHDFVPPGIHAGGLRYHGDSPLVSQLCHDGLIEAVAVGQTAVFESAILFARSEGIIPAPESAHAIKVAIDEALKAKEEGKRKVILFNLSGIGFLDLPSYEAYLSGKLTDFEYPDEKIKESLSQLPEIKL; this is translated from the coding sequence ATGAGAAGAATTTTACTTTCAGAAAAAGATTTACCAATGCAATGGTATAATATACAGGCTGATATGCCTAAGTTACCGCCACCACCCCTTAATCCTCAAACTAAAAAGCCTATATCTGCAGATGATTTAAAAGTAATATTTCCCATATCTCTTATTGAACAAGAAATAAGCACTCAAAGATGGATAAACATTCCTGAAGAAGTTTTAAATATTTACGCAAGCTTTAGACCAACACCTCTTTACAGAGCTATTGGACTTGAAAAAGCTCTTCAGACTCCTGCAAAGATTTATTTCAAACATGAAGGACTTGGTCCTGCAGGAAGCCATAAAACAAATACCTCTATACCTCAGGCTTATTACAACAAGATTGAAGGAATAAAAAGAATTGCTACAGAAACAGGTGCAGGACAATGGGGTTCAGCACTTTCCTTGGCAGGAGCATTGATGGGCATAGAGATAACAGTTTATATGGTAAGAGTTAGTTATGACCAGAAGCCTTACAGAAGAATAATGATGGAAACATGGGGAGGAAAGGTTTATCCATCTCCTTCTGATAAAACTGAATCAGGTAGAAGAATTCTCAGAGAAAATCCAGACCACCCTGGAACACTTGGTATAGCAATATCTGAGGCGGTTGAAGATGCAGCAACCCATAAAGATACAAATTACGCACTTGGTTCGGTGCTAAATCATGTTTTACTTCATCAGACAATTATTGGGCTTGAATGCAAAAAACAACTTGAAATTGCAGGAGATTATCCTGATATTGTAATCGGTTGCTGTGGAGGAGGAAGCAATCTTGGCGGAGTCAGTTTCCCATTTCTTTATGATAAAATTCATGGAAAGGAAGTAAGAGTTATAGCAGTTGAACCCTCAAGCTGTCCAACACTTACAAAGGGAGAGTTCAGATATGACTATGGTGACACAGCTGGACTTACGCCTTTTCTTATGATGTATACACTTGGGCATGACTTTGTACCTCCGGGAATTCATGCAGGAGGATTGAGATATCATGGAGACTCACCTCTTGTGAGTCAACTCTGCCATGATGGATTAATTGAAGCAGTAGCAGTAGGACAAACTGCTGTTTTTGAATCTGCTATACTTTTTGCAAGAAGCGAAGGAATAATTCCTGCACCTGAAAGTGCTCATGCCATAAAAGTTGCAATAGATGAAGCTCTGAAAGCAAAAGAAGAGGGCAAAAGAAAAGTAATACTCTTTAATTTAAGTGGCATAGGCTTTCTTGACCTGCCCTCTTATGAAGCATATTTATCTGGTAAGCTTACTGATTTTGAATATCCTGATGAAAAAATAAAAGAATCTCTATCTCAATTGCCAGAGATTAAGTTGTAG
- a CDS encoding YifB family Mg chelatase-like AAA ATPase, translating into MLAKVQSAHLIGIEPYAVDVEVDIAQRGLPHFNIVGLPDTAVKESRDRIKAAFKNTGFPFPIKQITVNLAPADLKKEGSSFDLPIAIGILSAEGHIPKDILKDFLIVGELSLEGKVKPIKGSLCIASKMKNGAIRKIIIPPENAQEASVVEEVEVYPVKDLAETVNFLRGEKLIKPFKSEVAYLEEVELYEDLSDVKGQFQAKRALEIAAAGGHNILMIGPPGSGKSMLARRLPGILPPMTINEAVETTKIHSVAGLLPDGKGIVNSRPFRAPHHSSSDVALIGGGQIPKPGEVSLAHNGVLFLDELPEFKRNVLEVLRQPLEDGFVTVARSYATVQFPSRFLLVGSMNSCPCGNYGDKFKPCTCTPQMIIRYRSRVSGPLLDRIDIHIEVPRVNYQELKDDTPSETSKTVRERVIRARQIQLKRFTNEGIYCNAHMKAKHLKKFCRLDEDCHKLLQSAMEKLGLSARAHSKIIKVARTIADLEGLEHIKSQHIAEAIHYRSLERQSF; encoded by the coding sequence ATGCTCGCCAAGGTTCAAAGTGCTCATTTGATAGGAATAGAGCCATATGCTGTTGATGTAGAAGTGGACATAGCACAGAGAGGACTTCCCCATTTCAACATTGTTGGTCTTCCTGATACAGCAGTCAAAGAATCTCGTGATAGAATCAAAGCTGCTTTTAAAAATACAGGATTTCCTTTTCCTATAAAACAGATTACAGTTAACTTAGCACCGGCAGACCTTAAAAAAGAAGGTTCATCTTTTGACCTTCCAATAGCCATAGGAATACTTTCTGCGGAAGGACACATTCCAAAGGATATTTTAAAGGACTTTTTAATTGTGGGAGAACTCTCTTTAGAAGGCAAAGTAAAGCCTATTAAGGGGAGTTTATGTATAGCTTCAAAAATGAAAAATGGCGCTATTAGAAAGATAATAATTCCTCCTGAGAATGCACAAGAAGCCTCAGTTGTAGAGGAAGTTGAGGTTTATCCTGTAAAAGATTTGGCAGAAACTGTCAATTTTTTAAGGGGTGAAAAACTTATTAAACCATTTAAATCAGAAGTTGCTTATTTAGAAGAGGTTGAACTTTATGAAGATCTTTCAGATGTTAAAGGGCAATTTCAGGCAAAAAGAGCACTTGAAATTGCGGCAGCAGGAGGACATAATATTTTGATGATAGGCCCACCAGGAAGTGGGAAAAGCATGCTTGCAAGAAGACTTCCAGGAATACTTCCACCAATGACCATTAATGAGGCAGTTGAGACAACAAAAATTCACAGTGTAGCTGGATTATTACCTGATGGAAAAGGTATTGTCAATTCACGTCCTTTCAGAGCACCCCATCATTCATCCAGTGACGTTGCTTTGATTGGCGGTGGGCAAATTCCAAAACCTGGCGAGGTTTCTCTTGCCCACAATGGAGTGCTTTTTCTTGATGAACTTCCAGAGTTTAAGAGGAATGTTTTAGAAGTACTTAGGCAACCTCTTGAAGATGGCTTTGTGACAGTTGCACGTAGCTACGCTACTGTTCAGTTTCCTTCAAGATTTTTATTGGTGGGATCTATGAATTCATGTCCTTGTGGTAACTACGGAGATAAATTTAAACCATGCACTTGCACTCCTCAAATGATAATTCGTTATCGTTCAAGGGTTTCAGGTCCTCTTCTTGATAGAATTGATATTCACATTGAAGTTCCAAGAGTAAACTATCAAGAACTGAAAGATGATACCCCTTCAGAAACTTCAAAAACTGTCAGAGAAAGAGTAATCAGAGCAAGACAGATTCAACTTAAAAGATTTACAAACGAAGGAATATATTGTAATGCGCATATGAAAGCAAAGCATTTAAAGAAATTTTGCCGACTTGATGAAGACTGTCATAAACTTCTTCAGTCTGCTATGGAAAAACTTGGGCTAAGTGCAAGAGCTCATTCAAAGATAATCAAAGTTGCAAGGACAATAGCTGATCTTGAAGGTTTAGAACATATAAAATCTCAACATATAGCAGAGGCAATACACTACCGCAGCCTTGAAAGGCAGAGTTTTTAA
- a CDS encoding CooT family nickel-binding protein, with amino-acid sequence MCEANAYVIKNGEEEIYLESVDILKPEGNQIYLRNIFGEQKVFKGKIKEMSLLNHKIILEEDR; translated from the coding sequence ATGTGTGAAGCAAATGCATATGTAATTAAAAATGGTGAGGAGGAGATTTATTTAGAATCTGTGGATATATTAAAACCTGAAGGAAACCAAATATATCTTAGAAACATATTTGGAGAACAGAAGGTTTTTAAAGGTAAAATTAAAGAAATGTCACTGCTAAATCATAAAATTATTCTTGAAGAAGATCGGTAG
- a CDS encoding DUF3842 family protein, with the protein MLKIAVIDGQGGGIGSYIIKSLREAFGDKIEILALGTNAAATANMMKCKANKGASGENAIIWNVKKVDLILGPLSILVSNGMMGELTSKMAEAIGSSPARKILLPINQEGIDIIGFIKEPLPHLVEKLILHIKEEFNV; encoded by the coding sequence ATGCTAAAAATTGCAGTAATTGATGGACAGGGTGGAGGAATTGGTAGTTACATTATTAAATCTCTCAGAGAAGCATTTGGAGATAAAATAGAAATTTTGGCACTTGGAACAAATGCTGCAGCCACAGCAAATATGATGAAATGTAAGGCAAATAAAGGAGCTTCTGGAGAAAATGCAATTATCTGGAATGTTAAGAAAGTTGATCTCATACTGGGGCCATTAAGTATTCTTGTGTCAAATGGAATGATGGGAGAGTTGACTTCAAAAATGGCTGAGGCAATAGGAAGCAGTCCAGCAAGAAAAATTCTGTTACCAATTAATCAGGAAGGGATTGATATTATAGGTTTTATTAAAGAGCCTCTTCCACATCTTGTGGAAAAATTAATCCTTCATATAAAGGAGGAATTCAATGTGTGA
- a CDS encoding cation:proton antiporter, with the protein MEIHLIFLYLAILLFFARLTGDIFAKFGIPSVIGEIFVGIMLGQSVLGIIPLSDVMKLLAELGIILLLFHIGLEADLKQLKEVGFSAATVAITGALAPMVIGFLVSYYVFNFPTITSLFIGGTLTATSIGITVRVLEDLDKMKERFAQVVLGAAVLDDIFGVVVLAALYEFSKTQEINVNATILLVFYIGTFFLFAPIIGKIFAYFVSSLAKRLNTLDFVPPVVVAIILLFAFAAHEIGLPEILGAFTAGIAFSRRFTIPFAAAFQADKAIIHKIEESLKPLIWLFTPIFFVYVGLQLNLKAIDFTSGHFWLLSAVLFIVALITKLVAGLFVKGTMREKLSVGFSMLPRGEVGLIFAEFGRLSGIYDHTLYAVIIFVVALTTLLAPIVLKSLWKTEQTTT; encoded by the coding sequence ATGGAAATTCATCTTATTTTCCTTTATCTTGCCATCTTGCTCTTTTTTGCAAGGCTAACAGGAGACATTTTTGCTAAATTTGGAATTCCTTCAGTAATTGGTGAAATATTTGTAGGAATCATGCTTGGGCAGAGTGTTTTAGGTATTATTCCTCTAAGTGACGTAATGAAGCTTCTTGCTGAACTTGGGATAATACTTCTTCTTTTTCATATAGGACTTGAAGCAGACCTTAAACAACTAAAAGAAGTGGGTTTCTCTGCCGCTACTGTGGCGATAACAGGGGCACTTGCTCCTATGGTTATTGGTTTTCTTGTATCTTACTATGTTTTTAATTTTCCCACTATCACTTCTTTGTTTATTGGTGGAACTCTCACTGCCACAAGCATTGGCATTACTGTAAGGGTTCTTGAAGATCTGGACAAGATGAAAGAACGTTTTGCTCAAGTTGTGCTTGGTGCAGCAGTGCTTGATGATATATTTGGAGTTGTGGTGCTTGCTGCATTATATGAATTTTCAAAAACTCAGGAAATAAATGTAAATGCAACCATTCTTTTGGTGTTTTATATCGGAACATTCTTTCTCTTTGCACCAATTATCGGCAAGATTTTTGCCTATTTTGTAAGCAGTCTTGCAAAAAGACTTAATACTCTTGATTTTGTTCCACCTGTGGTTGTGGCAATAATTCTGCTTTTTGCTTTTGCTGCCCATGAGATAGGCTTGCCTGAGATACTTGGTGCTTTCACTGCAGGAATTGCCTTTTCAAGAAGATTTACCATTCCCTTTGCAGCAGCCTTTCAAGCAGATAAAGCAATAATTCATAAGATTGAAGAGTCTTTGAAGCCACTTATCTGGCTTTTTACTCCTATATTTTTTGTCTACGTGGGACTACAACTTAATCTAAAGGCAATAGATTTCACTTCAGGACATTTCTGGCTCTTAAGTGCTGTTTTGTTCATAGTTGCCCTTATAACCAAGTTAGTTGCAGGATTATTTGTAAAAGGAACGATGAGAGAAAAATTAAGTGTAGGCTTTTCCATGCTTCCAAGAGGTGAAGTAGGGCTCATCTTTGCAGAATTTGGAAGATTAAGCGGCATTTATGATCATACCCTTTATGCTGTTATTATTTTTGTAGTTGCTCTTACAACTTTACTCGCTCCGATTGTGCTTAAAAGTTTATGGAAAACAGAACAAACTACAACTTAA
- the glgB gene encoding 1,4-alpha-glucan branching protein GlgB codes for MVRYDITFFSDFDIYLFKEGNHFNAYEKLGSHIIEVDGKKGTYFAVWAPNAERVYVIGDFNGWELSHPLSVRWDNSGIWEGFIPEIDKGTKYKYYIISKYGYHLEKGDPYAFFWEIPPATASIVWDLEYKWNDEEWMKNRVKRNGLNCPISIYEVHLGSWRRVPEQGNRFLTYRELAEWLPKYVKDMGFTHVEFLPVMEHPFYGSWGYQTIGYFAPTSRYGTPQDFMYLIDKLHQNEIGVILDWVPSHFPDDGHGLSFFDGTYLYEHQDPKKGYHPHWHSYIFNHGRNEIRNFLISSAVFWLDKYHIDGLRVDAVASMLYLDYGRAEGEWIPNKYGGKENLEAIEFIKRLNETVYEKYPDTQTIAEESTAWPLVTHPTYIGGLGFGMKWNMGWMHDTLYYFSKDPIYRKYHHGELTFSIWYAFSENFVLPLSHDEVVYGKSSLLNKMPGDQWQKFANLRLLFGYMYAHPGKKLLFMGGEFGQWDEWYHEGSLHWHLLDYPEHQGIQKLVRDLNNLYKTEPALHELDFSPAGFEWIDCSDADQSVVSFLRKAKDPKNVIIVVCNFTPVPRFNYRIGVPFKGYWREILNSDSWIYGGTNHGNTGGVEADQIPCHGRPYSLCLTLPPLGILFLKCQGIV; via the coding sequence ATGGTAAGATATGACATAACTTTTTTTAGTGATTTTGATATTTATCTTTTTAAAGAAGGAAATCACTTCAATGCTTACGAAAAGCTCGGTTCTCATATCATAGAGGTTGATGGGAAAAAAGGAACTTACTTTGCTGTATGGGCTCCTAATGCAGAAAGAGTCTATGTCATAGGTGATTTCAATGGATGGGAACTTTCGCATCCTCTTTCAGTAAGATGGGATAACTCTGGTATATGGGAAGGTTTTATTCCAGAAATTGATAAAGGAACAAAATATAAATATTACATAATATCAAAATATGGTTATCACTTGGAAAAAGGAGACCCCTATGCTTTCTTCTGGGAAATACCTCCTGCCACTGCCTCAATTGTTTGGGATTTAGAATATAAATGGAATGATGAAGAATGGATGAAAAACAGGGTTAAAAGAAATGGGCTTAACTGTCCAATATCAATTTATGAGGTTCATCTTGGTTCATGGAGAAGAGTTCCTGAACAGGGAAATAGGTTTTTAACATACAGAGAGCTTGCTGAATGGTTACCAAAATATGTAAAAGATATGGGATTTACACATGTTGAATTTTTACCAGTTATGGAGCATCCTTTTTATGGTTCATGGGGATATCAAACAATCGGATATTTTGCACCAACTTCAAGATATGGCACTCCTCAGGATTTTATGTATCTGATTGATAAGCTTCATCAAAATGAAATAGGAGTAATTCTGGATTGGGTTCCTTCACATTTTCCTGATGATGGGCACGGACTTAGTTTTTTTGACGGAACATATCTTTATGAACATCAGGATCCGAAAAAAGGATATCATCCTCACTGGCATAGTTATATTTTCAATCACGGAAGAAATGAGATTAGAAATTTTCTTATAAGTTCTGCTGTCTTCTGGCTGGATAAATATCATATTGATGGATTAAGAGTTGATGCTGTTGCTTCAATGCTTTATCTTGACTACGGAAGAGCAGAAGGAGAATGGATTCCAAATAAATACGGAGGTAAGGAGAATTTAGAAGCAATAGAATTTATAAAAAGACTTAATGAAACAGTGTATGAAAAATATCCTGATACACAAACTATTGCTGAAGAGTCTACTGCATGGCCTCTTGTTACGCATCCTACATATATTGGCGGACTTGGATTTGGTATGAAGTGGAATATGGGCTGGATGCATGATACACTTTATTATTTCTCAAAAGATCCTATATACAGAAAATATCATCATGGAGAGCTTACTTTTAGTATCTGGTATGCCTTTTCTGAAAACTTTGTGCTACCACTTTCCCATGATGAGGTTGTTTATGGAAAAAGTTCTCTTTTGAATAAAATGCCAGGAGATCAATGGCAAAAGTTTGCAAATCTGAGACTTCTTTTTGGTTATATGTATGCTCATCCCGGGAAAAAACTTCTTTTCATGGGAGGAGAGTTCGGGCAATGGGATGAATGGTATCATGAGGGAAGTTTACACTGGCATCTTCTTGATTATCCAGAACATCAGGGCATTCAAAAATTGGTAAGGGATTTAAATAATCTTTATAAAACTGAGCCAGCTCTTCATGAACTTGATTTTTCACCAGCAGGTTTTGAATGGATTGATTGTAGTGATGCAGACCAGAGTGTTGTAAGCTTTCTAAGAAAAGCAAAAGATCCGAAAAATGTTATTATAGTTGTGTGTAATTTTACTCCTGTTCCGAGATTTAATTACAGAATTGGAGTTCCCTTTAAAGGTTACTGGAGAGAGATTTTAAATAGTGATTCCTGGATTTATGGAGGAACTAATCATGGAAACACTGGAGGAGTTGAGGCAGACCAGATACCTTGTCATGGAAGACCTTATTCTTTGTGTCTGACCCTTCCTCCATTGGGAATTCTGTTTCTTAAATGTCAGGGCATAGTGTAA
- a CDS encoding class I SAM-dependent methyltransferase has product MKIDRDYIHGYTDKETIRLENQANCLNDLLHYDSVFPENSLILEAGCGVGAQTKIVASKNPNSKFISIDISEDSLNKARALIQSLNIDNVEFQVGDIFDLQFPDEYFDHIFICFVLEHLATPIEALKSLKRVLKKGGSITIIEGDHGSAYFYPYSHYAQLAINAQITLQLNIGGNALIGRQLYPLLTESGYKNCKVSPRMVYVDSSKPKFVEGFIKNTFIAMIEGIGEKAINSLIIDEDSFDKGVQDLYRTTQADGTFCYTFFKGTGYNI; this is encoded by the coding sequence ATGAAAATAGATAGAGATTATATTCACGGATATACTGACAAAGAAACTATTCGTCTTGAAAATCAGGCTAATTGTTTGAATGATCTTCTTCACTATGATTCTGTTTTTCCAGAGAATTCGCTAATTCTTGAAGCTGGATGTGGCGTAGGTGCACAAACTAAGATTGTTGCTTCAAAAAATCCGAATTCAAAATTCATATCCATTGATATTTCTGAAGATTCATTAAATAAAGCAAGAGCATTAATTCAATCACTTAATATTGATAATGTTGAGTTTCAAGTCGGAGATATTTTTGATTTACAATTTCCAGATGAGTATTTTGATCACATTTTTATTTGTTTTGTTTTAGAACATCTTGCAACTCCCATTGAGGCTTTAAAGTCATTAAAAAGAGTATTAAAAAAGGGCGGAAGCATTACTATAATTGAAGGAGATCATGGTTCTGCCTATTTTTATCCTTATAGTCATTACGCGCAGTTAGCAATAAATGCTCAGATAACATTACAACTAAACATTGGAGGTAATGCTTTAATTGGGAGACAACTTTATCCTCTTTTGACAGAATCTGGTTACAAAAATTGTAAAGTGTCTCCAAGAATGGTTTATGTTGATTCAAGTAAACCAAAATTTGTTGAAGGCTTCATAAAAAACACTTTTATAGCTATGATTGAAGGAATCGGAGAAAAAGCTATAAATAGCTTAATTATTGATGAAGATTCTTTTGATAAAGGAGTTCAAGATTTATATAGAACAACCCAAGCAGATGGAACATTTTGCTATACGTTTTTTAAAGGCACTGGATATAATATTTGA
- a CDS encoding LysE family transporter, with amino-acid sequence MLELLFIGVSSFIIALSGAMMPGPLFAVTVSETPRRGILTGPILVTGHGVLELVLLFLIISGVGNFLQMKETFIAVAFIGAVFLFFTGLSMFRSIPKLSLNNNINMQTKGSLFLSGILLSLANPYWSFWWATIGIGYLVQAMEIGAFGIAIFFLGHIMGDLAWYSSVSFGIYKGKKFLSDSLYKKMVFICSLILIGFSFYFVYTGIRKLKDFL; translated from the coding sequence ATGCTTGAACTGCTTTTTATTGGAGTATCCTCTTTCATAATAGCTCTATCTGGAGCAATGATGCCAGGTCCTCTTTTTGCAGTAACGGTTTCAGAGACACCACGCAGAGGTATACTCACAGGACCTATTTTGGTAACTGGACATGGTGTGCTTGAGTTAGTTCTTTTATTTTTAATTATCTCCGGTGTAGGGAATTTTTTACAGATGAAAGAGACATTTATTGCTGTTGCTTTTATAGGAGCTGTGTTTCTTTTTTTTACAGGATTATCAATGTTTCGTTCCATACCAAAACTTAGTTTAAACAACAACATAAACATGCAGACAAAGGGATCCCTCTTTTTATCAGGTATTTTACTGAGCCTTGCCAATCCATACTGGTCATTCTGGTGGGCAACAATAGGAATTGGCTATCTTGTTCAGGCAATGGAAATCGGAGCTTTTGGTATAGCTATATTTTTTTTAGGGCATATAATGGGAGACCTTGCTTGGTATTCAAGTGTATCCTTTGGCATTTATAAAGGGAAAAAATTTTTAAGTGACAGCCTCTACAAAAAAATGGTTTTTATTTGTTCTCTTATCCTTATAGGTTTTTCATTTTATTTCGTCTATACAGGGATTAGAAAGCTAAAAGATTTTTTGTAA